A stretch of the Teretinema zuelzerae genome encodes the following:
- a CDS encoding NHL repeat-containing protein, giving the protein MNRLVRTLFVFSCIGLIHASVFAQAPSASDKAFAEEEFRRGVQAFHRGAFNDAVLVFEKALSFIPGEPLILDWLGKSYFRTGVEGAALQQWQFALDAGYGGTLLSNRIEVVRERRTLRPSFIDAPPFVETASIRAKNENGILFRQPVSVAPLSDGSFWIAAYGSNEILRFDVNGIVADRSRGPVGGFDRPFDIIRLKDGRLAVTEVAADRVSVLSPSGSFLFSFGKKGRGLGDLSGPQFVAADDAGNFYVTDYGNARVGVYDPEGKPLFSFGTAGFAFAGFAAPAGIAFLEGRLYIADSVSGALHVFDTSGNYRETLLPAGSIKGAESLRVWNGYLLAALKNRVLVVDPASGASFDASRLGNAPMRITGAAPDANGNLILADYQGNTVQIVSRTNDLAGGLFVQIDRVHSDAFPKVVLEVRVEDRSRNPLVGLKSANFFVTEEKRPVADFQFMGAGYLEDSSDITVIVERSQRSLSFQEEIKSAIAEIAAAMKGKGTLRIISAGKIPVQEGSGPPDAGNFQFLSFGNEPSPSWSFDLALRLSVNDLVKGAKKRGVIFLTTGEVSPNGFNRYGLNDLAANMGNNGVVFSAVYLDRAAPPGEYEYLVSATGGKSWYIWRNEGLSAAVDQLRTAANGCYVLSYTSALPTDFGRRFLPVEVESYLMNRSGRDETGYFAPLQ; this is encoded by the coding sequence ATGAACAGACTCGTGCGAACCCTTTTCGTTTTTTCTTGCATCGGCCTTATTCACGCGTCCGTTTTTGCGCAGGCTCCTTCCGCTTCGGACAAGGCCTTCGCCGAAGAGGAATTCAGGCGCGGCGTTCAGGCCTTTCACCGCGGCGCGTTCAACGACGCGGTTCTGGTGTTCGAAAAAGCTCTTTCCTTCATACCGGGAGAGCCTCTCATTCTCGACTGGCTGGGCAAATCCTATTTTCGAACCGGAGTCGAAGGCGCCGCCTTGCAACAGTGGCAATTCGCCCTGGACGCAGGTTACGGGGGAACCCTTTTATCGAACCGCATCGAAGTGGTCCGCGAGCGGAGAACGCTGAGGCCTTCGTTCATCGACGCGCCTCCCTTCGTTGAAACAGCGTCTATCCGGGCAAAAAACGAAAACGGGATATTGTTCCGCCAACCGGTTTCGGTCGCTCCCTTGAGCGACGGCTCCTTTTGGATAGCGGCCTACGGTTCCAATGAAATTCTCAGATTCGACGTGAACGGAATCGTGGCGGACCGGTCCCGCGGTCCCGTCGGAGGCTTCGATCGTCCCTTCGATATTATTCGCCTGAAAGACGGCCGTCTGGCCGTGACGGAAGTCGCCGCAGACCGGGTAAGCGTGCTTTCTCCCTCCGGCTCCTTTCTTTTCTCCTTCGGGAAAAAGGGCCGGGGGCTCGGCGATTTATCCGGCCCTCAATTTGTCGCCGCGGACGACGCGGGAAATTTTTACGTCACCGATTACGGCAACGCGCGGGTAGGAGTGTACGATCCTGAAGGGAAGCCCCTGTTTTCCTTCGGCACGGCCGGCTTTGCCTTTGCCGGTTTCGCCGCGCCCGCCGGGATAGCGTTCCTCGAAGGACGGCTCTACATAGCCGATTCCGTTTCGGGCGCCCTCCATGTCTTCGATACTTCCGGTAATTACCGCGAAACCCTGTTGCCGGCGGGAAGCATCAAAGGAGCAGAATCGCTCCGCGTGTGGAACGGCTATCTTCTGGCGGCCTTGAAAAACCGCGTGCTCGTCGTCGATCCGGCTTCAGGAGCCTCTTTCGACGCATCGCGGCTTGGAAACGCTCCCATGAGAATAACGGGAGCGGCTCCCGACGCGAACGGAAACCTGATTCTCGCCGATTATCAGGGAAACACCGTGCAGATCGTATCGCGCACCAACGATCTTGCGGGCGGTTTATTCGTTCAGATAGACAGGGTTCATTCCGATGCCTTTCCCAAGGTTGTGCTGGAAGTCAGGGTCGAGGATCGTTCGAGAAATCCCCTGGTCGGCTTGAAATCCGCCAATTTTTTCGTAACCGAGGAAAAACGGCCGGTTGCTGATTTTCAGTTCATGGGAGCCGGCTATCTTGAAGATTCGTCCGATATCACGGTGATCGTGGAACGATCTCAGCGTTCGCTATCCTTTCAGGAGGAGATCAAATCCGCTATCGCGGAAATCGCGGCCGCGATGAAGGGAAAAGGAACGCTCAGGATAATTTCCGCCGGGAAGATTCCCGTACAGGAAGGTTCCGGACCTCCCGACGCGGGAAATTTTCAGTTTCTTTCATTCGGCAACGAGCCGTCGCCGTCCTGGTCCTTCGATCTCGCGCTCAGGCTGTCCGTCAACGATTTAGTGAAGGGCGCAAAGAAGCGAGGAGTCATTTTCCTTACAACGGGGGAAGTTTCTCCGAACGGCTTCAATCGCTACGGCTTAAACGATCTGGCCGCAAATATGGGAAACAACGGCGTGGTGTTCTCCGCCGTGTATCTGGACCGCGCCGCGCCGCCTGGAGAGTATGAATACCTCGTTTCGGCGACCGGCGGAAAATCCTGGTATATATGGCGGAACGAAGGCTTGTCGGCCGCGGTGGATCAACTGCGCACCGCGGCGAACGGCTGCTACGTACTTTCGTATACTTCGGCTCTCCCGACCGACTTTGGAAGAAGATTTCTTCCCGTCGAGGTCGAATCCTATTTGATGAACCGCTCCGGACGCGACGAAACGGGGTATTTCGCTCCCCTTCAATAG
- a CDS encoding tetratricopeptide repeat protein, with translation MADTMKKGIQLYKERKFTDALAAFLEVPSGKPENNLELAYYIGLCYARLERHDDALVYLEQVVTADTDLARVYQCRMLLSVIYTLTGRTRLADFELRKLIDSGYESVQVFCSLGYIAWETGDVDSSIEWYEKALSLEPANATALNGLGYVLADTGRDLTRALSFCKKALDSSPDNPAYLDSLGWVYFKLGLSPEAKNHTRRAREFAPDNQIIGSHLREILEHSINSPGARR, from the coding sequence ATGGCTGATACGATGAAAAAAGGCATTCAGTTATATAAGGAACGCAAATTTACGGACGCTCTCGCGGCTTTTCTCGAGGTGCCTTCGGGCAAACCCGAAAACAACCTCGAACTGGCCTATTACATCGGATTGTGCTATGCCCGCCTGGAGCGCCACGACGACGCCCTCGTGTATCTTGAGCAGGTCGTCACCGCGGATACCGATCTCGCCAGGGTCTACCAGTGCCGGATGCTTCTGTCCGTGATTTACACCCTTACCGGCAGAACCCGCCTGGCCGATTTCGAGCTGCGCAAACTCATCGATTCCGGATACGAGTCGGTTCAGGTTTTCTGTTCTCTCGGATACATCGCCTGGGAGACCGGAGACGTCGATTCCTCCATCGAGTGGTACGAAAAGGCGTTGAGCCTTGAACCGGCGAACGCGACCGCCTTGAACGGGCTGGGCTATGTTCTGGCCGATACCGGCAGGGATCTCACCCGGGCCTTATCCTTCTGCAAAAAAGCCCTCGATTCTTCGCCCGACAACCCGGCGTACCTTGATTCGCTGGGATGGGTGTATTTCAAGCTGGGACTCTCGCCGGAGGCGAAGAATCATACCCGGCGCGCGCGCGAGTTCGCCCCGGACAATCAGATAATCGGCTCCCATCTCCGGGAGATACTTGAACACTCGATCAACTCACCGGGAGCGAGACGATGA
- the surE gene encoding 5'/3'-nucleotidase SurE, translating into MNILVTNDDGLSSEGLQVLASALSRDHDVWIVAPSMNRSGVSHGITMDEPLRFKQSGPKEFSCTGLPVDCSITGSQGIMPCIPDAIVSGINRGANLGTDIVYSGTAAAARQASFAGIPGIAVSLVSKTDEYLWQPLAGFIRDNLSALLSLCARDVFVNVNAPSISEYAGVRMTGVSRRDYRDSILMHDGPDGCKYSFFRGGDIQTDGDEKSDFEAVESGCVSISRIASQPFALEPDAGQARLFRL; encoded by the coding sequence ATGAATATTCTGGTTACCAACGACGACGGGCTCAGTTCTGAAGGTTTGCAGGTTCTCGCTTCTGCTCTCTCCCGGGATCACGACGTGTGGATCGTGGCTCCATCGATGAACCGTTCGGGCGTGTCCCACGGCATCACCATGGACGAACCGCTGCGCTTTAAGCAATCCGGTCCGAAAGAGTTTTCCTGCACCGGACTGCCCGTCGACTGTTCCATCACCGGCTCCCAGGGCATCATGCCCTGTATTCCCGATGCAATCGTTTCAGGCATTAACCGCGGCGCGAACCTCGGCACCGACATAGTCTACTCGGGAACGGCCGCCGCCGCCCGCCAAGCTTCGTTCGCGGGAATTCCGGGGATAGCGGTGAGCCTCGTGAGCAAAACGGACGAATATCTCTGGCAGCCGCTCGCCGGCTTCATACGCGACAATCTCAGCGCTTTACTGTCGTTGTGCGCCCGGGATGTGTTCGTAAATGTGAACGCGCCTTCAATCTCTGAATACGCGGGCGTCCGCATGACCGGAGTCTCCCGCCGTGATTACCGTGACAGCATCTTGATGCACGACGGGCCTGACGGCTGCAAATACAGTTTCTTCAGGGGCGGAGACATTCAAACGGACGGAGATGAAAAGAGCGATTTCGAAGCGGTGGAGTCGGGCTGCGTGTCGATTTCCCGTATCGCGTCCCAACCGTTCGCGCTCGAGCCCGATGCGGGTCAAGCGCGTTTGTTTCGTTTATAA
- a CDS encoding galactokinase, with translation MQKIVPFHVSEFETEPEAMAAVPGRFHLLGEHTWFARGNTLSMAINHELFVGVSHRTDSNYRLYSVALNERKKISASNLKYRKEDRWANSVKAVISSFMEYGIQIPGLNFTILSEIPADAGLGTPNALKVATALVLRKLYAPDLEEAVLVAILERANTHFLKTYAHRADILCALSAREGYCVKTDHNRVTAELIAFPSENYSIVLTDTSVPRLLAREELNRRIQECIRAYETVKMDPDAPADFNQLTEEILEEIVSIPESVRRRVIFIIRESESVREAVNALQAGDLFGFSRIVNRSHEGLRDRFEISCPELDWLVKRALEFIVPDQPDLVCSRMTGRGFGGCTYAIVPKENAAVYIQRTEEYERIFGFKPVRHIVAPAGGARVL, from the coding sequence ATGCAGAAAATTGTGCCCTTCCATGTCAGCGAATTTGAGACCGAACCGGAGGCGATGGCCGCTGTACCGGGACGTTTTCACCTGCTGGGTGAGCATACCTGGTTCGCCCGGGGAAACACCCTTTCGATGGCTATAAATCATGAGCTTTTTGTCGGCGTGTCTCACCGGACGGATTCCAATTACCGGTTGTACTCCGTGGCTCTCAACGAACGGAAGAAAATATCCGCATCGAACCTGAAATACCGCAAGGAAGACCGCTGGGCTAACTCCGTGAAGGCCGTGATTTCTTCCTTCATGGAATACGGCATCCAGATACCCGGCTTGAATTTCACCATCCTTTCCGAGATTCCCGCCGACGCCGGCCTCGGCACGCCGAACGCGTTGAAAGTGGCGACCGCCCTCGTTCTGCGCAAACTCTACGCTCCCGATCTGGAAGAAGCAGTCCTCGTCGCCATCCTGGAGCGCGCCAACACTCATTTCCTGAAAACCTACGCCCATCGGGCCGATATTCTGTGCGCCCTTTCCGCGCGGGAAGGCTATTGCGTAAAAACAGACCATAACCGGGTGACGGCCGAACTCATCGCGTTTCCCTCCGAAAACTATTCCATCGTGCTCACCGACACGAGCGTTCCCCGCCTCCTCGCCCGCGAGGAGCTGAACCGGAGAATACAGGAGTGCATACGGGCTTACGAGACGGTGAAAATGGATCCGGACGCGCCTGCAGATTTTAACCAATTGACGGAAGAGATTCTGGAAGAAATCGTATCGATTCCCGAATCGGTTCGCCGCCGGGTTATCTTCATCATACGGGAATCCGAGAGCGTGCGGGAGGCTGTAAACGCACTCCAAGCCGGAGATCTCTTCGGTTTTTCGCGGATCGTCAACCGCTCCCATGAAGGCCTGCGCGACCGCTTCGAGATTTCCTGCCCGGAACTCGACTGGCTGGTCAAGCGGGCTCTGGAGTTCATCGTTCCGGATCAGCCGGATCTGGTGTGCTCCCGCATGACCGGACGGGGCTTCGGCGGCTGCACCTACGCCATCGTTCCCAAAGAAAACGCGGCAGTGTATATCCAGCGCACCGAGGAATACGAACGGATATTCGGTTTCAAGCCGGTCCGCCATATCGTCGCGCCCGCTGGCGGCGCCCGGGTTTTATGA